CGCGATGGTCCCGCTGCCCAGCTCCAGCACCTGCCCGGATACCTGGACTTGCCTGTCGGCGGTGACTTCCAGCCCCAGGAAGCAGGGCCGCCGCACTTGCTCGCCTTGCGCGACGCGTATCCGCGCCGGCAAGGGACGGCCGGTCGCGGCGCACCACCCGCCCAGGTTGGCGCAGGCCGAGCCGGTGCCCGGGTCTTCTACCACGCCACCGGTCGATGAGACGAAAAAATAGCGGGCGAGCACCCGTTGGATACCCTGCCCACCGTTCGCGTCACCAGCAGCATCGCTGGCGCTGCCCTCGAACGCGAACACATAGGCGGCGCGACGGCCCGCCTTGTTGGTCTCCCATTCAGCCAGCCGAGCCCCGTCCGGCCTGGCGCGACGCACGGCATCGGCCGATTTCAGCGGCACTATCAATTGGTGCGCGCCGGTATCCACCCACAATGGTTCGGACAGCAGGTCCTGCTCGCCCAATCCGAGCTGGGCCGCGATGGCGGCGGCCGGCAAGGCAGGCCGGCGGACTTCCGGCGTGGCGCCGCCGGGCGCGGTCAGGGTCCAGGTATTGTCCCGCGCCTGTACCGGCACGAGCCCCGCCCGCATTTCCAGCGTCAGGCTGTCGCCCGCGCCGGTCAGTGCGCGCACCACCTGCGAGGTACCCAGGGTGGGATGGCCGGCAAAGGGCATTTCGAAGTCCGGCGTGAAAATCCGCACGCGGGTGGTAGCCGAAGTCGAAGGCAGGATGAAGGTCGTTTCGGACAGGTTGAATTGCAGCGCGAGCGCCTGCATTTCGGCATCGCTCAGGCCGCTGCCATCTTCGAATACGCACAGGGGATTGCCGCCGAAAGTGCTTTCGGCGAAGACATTCAGTAAACGATAGCGGTACGTTCTCATCCGTACATGTTACAGCAGGCCCCAGGCCCGCCGCGCCGGCCCGGCGCCGCGGGCGAGGCACGTTACCAGGCCACGAAAAGCAGCAGCCAGGCGATGCAGAACGGCACCAGCCCGGCCGCGAACAGCAGCCACGCGGCCAGCTTGCGCCCGGTGGACTGCGTGCGCTGCCCCATGACGCGCCACGCCAGCCGCAGCGTCCAGGCCACCGCCAGGCTCAACAGCGTAAAGCGCACGGGGTTGGCCCAGAGCGCCTGCACGCCCTCGTGCTTGAGCAGCGTAATGGTGGTGGCGGACAGGCCCAGGAAAACGCCGATACCGGCAGCCGGTATCAGCGGCTGCGCCAGCTTGTGCAGGCCAGCCCCGCCCCAGGCGGTACGTCCCTGTACGGCCGGCAACACGCGATCGGCCAGCCACAGCCCGGCGTAGAGCGCACCGCCCACGACCGCCGTGGTGGCGGCGATGAAAAACAGGATGCAGGCGCCATCCAGCCAGGAGAACGTATCGTTGACGTCCGGATAATGCGTCAGGATGAACCAGGGCGCGTTGTCCAGCAGCGGCCACATGATGTCTTTGTCGATCAGCCAGGTGGCTGCCGCCTGCTTCACGGTCACGAACCAGGGGCTGGCGCTCCAGAGGAAGGCACCGATGGCGATGCCCATCATGCCGAAGACCACCAGCGCGGTCTGCCAGGCGTCGCCCCCGGCCACGTCGACGATCTCGGCCTCGGGCGAGCGCGGCGTCAGCGCGATGGCGCCGCGATAGCCGCTGCAGCGTCCGCACATATGGCAGTCCGCCGCGCCCTTCATGTGGCGCAGCGGCACCAGGGGCGCGCAATTGACCGCCTGGATCCGGATGACAGGGTGCCGCCAGGCCTGTTCGTCGACCTTGAAATGCCAGGGCGCGAGCTTGGCCAGCAGATTGAAGACGCCGTTGACCGGACACAGGTATTTGCACCAGACGCGCTTGCTGCGGCCGTAGCGCCAGCCCACCACCATCGCGGCCGCGGTCGAGCCGCCCAGCACCGCCAGGACCGCCAGCGGATACTGGTACACACTGACCAGCTGGCCGTAGATGGTCGTCAGGGCGAATGCCACGAAGGGCCAGCCGCCCCAGCGCATCCAGCGGGGAATCGCCAGGCCCTTGCCGCGTTCGCTGGCCCATTCGGTCAGCATGCCTTCGGGGCAGAACAGGCCGCACCACGCCCGGCCCATGATGGGCATGGACACCAGCACGAAGGGCCACCATATGCCCCAGAAGGCGAACTGCGCGACCACCGTCAGGTTGTTGAACACCGACGCGGTATTGTCCGGCAGGGGCATGGCTGCCGGCACGATCAGCAGGAATGCATACAAAGCAACAATGCCCCATTGCAGCTTGCGCAGCAAAGGGGCATGGTCACGGAGGAAATCGGCCACGCGGACGGTTGCCCGCGCCACTGCTACAGCCATCGGTTCATTACCTTTACAGAGACTCCGCCTTCGGCCTTCAACGCGCGTTGGCCGATGCCGTGGCACCGGCCGCGCGCGGCGCCGCCGGACCGACACGCCGCAACAGCGCCCATACCACGATCCAATAGGCAATCCAGACCAGCACCGTGATCAGCGCCGGATACGCGCGATAGCCGGCGAAGTCGGCCAGGATTTTACCTATGCCGCTGCTGTCGTTGAGCAACCAGCTGCTGTCCCAGATCGGGTCCACCAGCGGCGGCACCACTCCCAGCGATATCAGGTGGTCCAGGCCACCCACCAGCAGGGAGCCCGCCAGCAGCAGCAGCAGGATTTCCGTTACGCGGAAGAAGCGGCGCCAGGTGATCAGCTTGCCGCCCAGTTGCAGCAGCCAGAATGTCAACAGCGCCACCACGAAGCCCGCCAATCCGGCCAGCCCCAGCATCCAGCTGCTGGTGTTTTCCGCGCCGGCCGAGACCGTGCCGTACAGGAATACGACCGTTTCGCTGCCTTCGCGCGCGACCGCGATCATCACCAGAATCAGCAGGCCCCACCAGTTGTCGTCGCGCACCGAATCGCGCGCGCCGCTTTCCAGTTCGCCCTTCAGCGTGCGGCCGTGCTTCTTCATCCAGAAGACCATCTGCACGACCAGCGCGCAGGCCACCAGCGCCATACCCGCCTGGAACCACTCCTGCCCGGTATCGGACAGCCAGGACGAAACGCCAAGCAATACCAGCGCCAGCGCGACAGCCAGTCCCAGGCCGGCGGCCACGCCGCCCCACAGATAGGGCAGGCCGCGCCGGCCTTCCGGGGACGCGCGCAGCCAGGAATACAGGATGCCCACGACCAGCAAGGCTTCGACGGATTCGCGCCAAACGATAAAAGAGACCTGTTCCATGACACCGCCGGGGGCGCTTGCGCGCCCCGTTCAATCCTTGGGTTTAACGACCAGCGTGCCTTTGACGTTCTGATGGAAATCGTCAAAGAAGGGATACTCGCCCGGCCGCGAAATGGTGATCACGACGAAGGATTTCACGCCGGGCCCCAGTACTTTTTCCTTGCGCAGCGGGATGCTTTCGAATTCCACCGGCTCTTTGCTTTCGTTGATCAGCTCGATCTTGAAGCGTCCCGCCGGTACTTCCAGCCGCACGGGTTCGAAGGTGCCGTCCGCCTTGAAGGTCAGCTGGAACGTCGGCAATTCGTCGGCGCGGGTCGGGCCCGCGGCCAACATCAGCGCCAGCGCGAGCGCCGGCAACCCTGCGCGGGCCAGGTACCTCATCAATAGCCACCCTTCTTGCCGGTGCCGGCATAGACGAATTCATAGTCGAGCTCGAACGGAGCGAACCAGGGCCCCACGCCCGTTTCCTTGTCGATATGGCGGCCGAAGTGGCTATGCGAGTCCGCGGTCGGAGGGGAAATGAGGAACTTCAGCTTGTACTTGCCCGGCCCCTCCAGCTTGACGTTATCGCCGTAGTGGGGACCATCGTTCGCAACCATGGGCATCAGCATGCCCTTCTGAACATTGTTGCTGCCCACCTTCTGCAATTCGAACTTGACGACCAGATAGGGCATCCATTCGCCTTCCGGAAACCCCGTGGGATTCTGGGCGGTGGCATGGATATCGGCTTCCAGGTGGATGTCCGAATCCTTGGCCGGCCGCATGACGCCCGGCGGATCCATCTCGATAGGCTGCAAATAGACGGCGCCGATTTCCATGCCGCCCTTTTCCGCGGGCTTGCCAATGGGATATTCAGCGGCTTGGGCGGCAGCGCAAAGGGCGAGGCCGGCGGCCAGAGCAAGAGCCTGTTTGATCATCGAGTGTTCCTTCCGGCGACTGCGCGCCGTCATGCGACCGTAAAGTTAAAAGGATAGGGAAAAGTAAGGATGAATGCAAACAAGAACTGTTTTCATACTAGCTGCTGAACGCCCCCACCTTTGGACGCGCTTACCGGCGGCCCGGCTGCTGCCAAGGCGTGGCGCCGGCGCGGGCCAGCACCGTAGACCCCGTTTGCGGGGCCGGGTTCCCTCGGGAAGGCCTACACCCGCCCTGACGGCGGGGCGCCGGACGCGCCGGCAAGGCGGGTTGCCCGCCGCGACCCCGCGCGGGTATGCCGCGGGTCGCCATCGAGAGTCGATCGGGAAAGGGGGACGCGGGCGGCCGCGGGGGCGTTGAAGCCGCGTGTAAACCGCCGCGGCGCAAGCACGGCCGCGGCGCGGCAGCCCGCCCGCCGGCCATGCCCCGAGGGCATCGCCGCCGTTTACAGCTTCGTCTTCCTATTTGCCGCGATTGCCGGGGGTGGCGCCGGGAAAGGGGAAGGTGGAAAACATCGACCGGGTCTGGTCCTGCATCTTGTCCTGCATCTGCACGAACAGGTTCTTGCTCTGCTCGATGTAGCTGTTCATCATGTTCTGCATCATGGGGGCCTGGCCGTTCATGAACTGGGTCCAGGCCTCCGGACCGAACTGGCTGCCATACAGGCCTTTGGACTGCTCAGCCATGCGTTCCTGGATCTCCATGAAGGCCTGGATATTCTTTTCCAGGTAGGAACCCATGATGCCTTGCATGGCATGCCCGTAGAAGCGGATGATCTGCGCCAGCATGTTGGAAGAGAACATCGGCACGCCGCCGCCCTCTTCTTCCAGAATGATCTGCAGCAGGATACTGCGCGTCAGGTCATCGCCGCTCTTGGCATCCACGACCTGGAAGGACTCGTTGGCCAGCACCAGTTGCTTGACATCCGCCAGGGTGATGTACGTGCTGGTCTGCGTATCGTACAAACGGCGGTTCGGGTACTTCTTGATCAGGCGCGTACTGGCGCCTGCTTGGGCTTGCGTCATGGTTGTCCCCTGCTCGGGTCGATCGTGTTGTACTTATGGATGTGATACCGGTTGATACGGCCACCCGCGGCGCCTGAGCGATGGCCATATCTTAGTCCTGCTTGCTACTGGAAAGCGCCGGATCCGCCCGGACCCGGCGCGGGCGCCGGGTTCAATGCATATGCAAGCCGCCGTTCAACGAGAAGTCCGCGCCCGTGGCAAAGCCCGATTGGTCGGATGCGAGCCATGAGACCATGGACGCGATTTCCTCGGGCGTGCCCAGGCGCCGCACCGGAATGGTCGCGACGATTTTCTCCAGCACGTCCGGCCGGATGGCACGCACCATGTCCGTGCCGATATAGCCCGGCGATACCGTGTTTACCGTGACGCCCTTGCTCGCCACTTCCTGGGCCAAAGCCATGGTGAATCCATGGATGCCGGCCTTGGCGGTGGAATAGTTGGTCTGGCCGAATTGGCCTTTCTGTCCGTTGACCGAGCTGATGTTGATGATCCGACCCCATTGACGGTCGACCATGTGGTCCAGCACCTGCTTGGTCACATTGAACACGCCGTTCAAATTGGTGTCGATCACGGCGCGCCAATCGTCCAGGGACATCTTGCGGAACAAGCCGTCGCGCGTAATGCCGGCGTTGTTCACCAGCACATCCACCGTGCCGTAGTCGGCACGCACTTTCTCGAATGCCTGTACGGTGGAATCCCAATCGGCGACGTTACCGACCGAGGCGTAAAACGTATAGCCCTGCGCCGCCTGTTCGTCCAGCCATTGCTGGTAATTGCGGCTGGGTCCGCAACCCGCGACCACGCGGAACCCGTCCTTGGCGAGACGCTGGCAGATACAAGTTCCTATGCCGCCCATGCCGCCCGTCACATATGCCAGTTTTCCGCTCATTGATGTTCTCCTGTGTGCTTGCGCACTCAATGTCCTGCTGTCGGTCCTGCGTGCCACTACATGGCTCTTACCTTTACATAGCGTCCTGGCGCGGGCTCGATGGGCGCGTACGCTGCGCTGCCCGCCCGCGCCGGCGCCGGGATCAGGCGGCCCGATTGGCCGGCCAACCACTCCGTCCAGTCGGGCCACCAGCTGCCCGGATGTTCCTGCGCGCTCGCCAGCCATGCCGCCGGATCGCCGGGCAGCTTGGCCGGCGATCCGCCGGCCGTTGCGCCGGTGGTCCAGTAGCTGCGCCGTTTCTTCGCCGGCGGGTTGATGACGCCCGCGATATGTCCGGAAGCTCCCAGCACGAATCGCTGCGTGCCGCGCAACAACTGCGTGGAAGCATAAGCCGATGTCCACGGCACGATGTGATCTTCCCGTGAACCGAAGATATAGGCCGGCATGTCCAGGCTGGTCAGGTCCAGCGGCACGTCGGCCACGACGCAGCGGCCGGGCACCTTCAGATTGTTCTCGAGATAAGTATTGCGGAAATACCAGGCGAAGAACGGCCCCGGCAGATTGGTGCTGTCCGCATTCCAGAACAACAGGTCGAAGGCCGGCGGCGTGCGGCCCTTCAGATAGTTGTCCACCACGTAATTCCACACCAGTTCGTTGGGACGCAGGAAGGAAAACGTGGTGGCCAGCTCGCGGCCGGACATCAGGCCGCCGCCGCCCAGCTGGCGTTCGCGCAGCAAGGCGTGGGTTTCGTCCACGAACACATCGAGTACACCGGTATCACGGAAATCCAGCAAGGCGGTCAGCAGCGTCAAGGCGGCAACCGGCCTTTCGCCGCGCGCGTGCGCCAGGGCCAGCGCCGACGCCAGCAGCGTCCCGCCCACGCAGAAACCCAGCGCGTTCACCTGCTCCACGCCGGCAATCTCGCGCGCCACGCGCAAGGCGGGAAGGACGGCGTTCAGCAGGTAATCGTCCCACTGTGCCCGATCGACCCCGTCGCCGTCGGCGGATACGGGATTACGCCAGGACATCATGAAAACAGTGAAGCCCGCATCGACCGCGTGACGTACGAAGGAATTCGCCGGCTGCAAGTCCAGGATGTAGAACTTGTTGATATTCGGCGGCACGATAACCAGGGGCCGCTCGTGCACCTTGGGCGTCGAGGGCGAGTACTGGATCAACTGGAACAGCGGGTTCTCGAAAACCACCTGCCCGGGGGTCACGGCAACGTTGACGCCGATTTCGAACTGGCTTTCGTCGGTCTGCGTGATGCGGCCCTTGCGCAGGTCGTTCAGCAGATTGGCCATGCCTTCGTTCAGGGCCTTGCCGGCCGAGGCAAAGATGGATTCCTGCGCATCGGGATTGAAGGCCAGGAAGTTGGACGGCGCCATGGCGTCCAGCCACTGCATGATGGAGAACCGCAGCCGGTCGCGCAGCGGTTCGCTGACGCTGGCAGCGTCCACCATGCGCTGCATGGCGCGGGCGGACAACAGATAGGCGTGTGCCATGGCCAGATGATGGGGGCTGCGCCGCCAGGCTTCGCCGGCGAACCGCTTATCCGCGGGCGGCTCCAGGCGCCCGGCGCGGGCATCGTCGGCCAGGCGCTGCCAGTCGCGGGAAAAGTCGGCC
Above is a genomic segment from Bordetella genomosp. 11 containing:
- a CDS encoding iron transporter gives rise to the protein MIKQALALAAGLALCAAAQAAEYPIGKPAEKGGMEIGAVYLQPIEMDPPGVMRPAKDSDIHLEADIHATAQNPTGFPEGEWMPYLVVKFELQKVGSNNVQKGMLMPMVANDGPHYGDNVKLEGPGKYKLKFLISPPTADSHSHFGRHIDKETGVGPWFAPFELDYEFVYAGTGKKGGY
- the phaR gene encoding polyhydroxyalkanoate synthesis repressor PhaR; amino-acid sequence: MTQAQAGASTRLIKKYPNRRLYDTQTSTYITLADVKQLVLANESFQVVDAKSGDDLTRSILLQIILEEEGGGVPMFSSNMLAQIIRFYGHAMQGIMGSYLEKNIQAFMEIQERMAEQSKGLYGSQFGPEAWTQFMNGQAPMMQNMMNSYIEQSKNLFVQMQDKMQDQTRSMFSTFPFPGATPGNRGK
- a CDS encoding FTR1 family iron permease, which translates into the protein MEQVSFIVWRESVEALLVVGILYSWLRASPEGRRGLPYLWGGVAAGLGLAVALALVLLGVSSWLSDTGQEWFQAGMALVACALVVQMVFWMKKHGRTLKGELESGARDSVRDDNWWGLLILVMIAVAREGSETVVFLYGTVSAGAENTSSWMLGLAGLAGFVVALLTFWLLQLGGKLITWRRFFRVTEILLLLLAGSLLVGGLDHLISLGVVPPLVDPIWDSSWLLNDSSGIGKILADFAGYRAYPALITVLVWIAYWIVVWALLRRVGPAAPRAAGATASANAR
- the phbB gene encoding acetoacetyl-CoA reductase, which encodes MSGKLAYVTGGMGGIGTCICQRLAKDGFRVVAGCGPSRNYQQWLDEQAAQGYTFYASVGNVADWDSTVQAFEKVRADYGTVDVLVNNAGITRDGLFRKMSLDDWRAVIDTNLNGVFNVTKQVLDHMVDRQWGRIINISSVNGQKGQFGQTNYSTAKAGIHGFTMALAQEVASKGVTVNTVSPGYIGTDMVRAIRPDVLEKIVATIPVRRLGTPEEIASMVSWLASDQSGFATGADFSLNGGLHMH
- a CDS encoding 4Fe-4S binding protein; the encoded protein is MAVAVARATVRVADFLRDHAPLLRKLQWGIVALYAFLLIVPAAMPLPDNTASVFNNLTVVAQFAFWGIWWPFVLVSMPIMGRAWCGLFCPEGMLTEWASERGKGLAIPRWMRWGGWPFVAFALTTIYGQLVSVYQYPLAVLAVLGGSTAAAMVVGWRYGRSKRVWCKYLCPVNGVFNLLAKLAPWHFKVDEQAWRHPVIRIQAVNCAPLVPLRHMKGAADCHMCGRCSGYRGAIALTPRSPEAEIVDVAGGDAWQTALVVFGMMGIAIGAFLWSASPWFVTVKQAAATWLIDKDIMWPLLDNAPWFILTHYPDVNDTFSWLDGACILFFIAATTAVVGGALYAGLWLADRVLPAVQGRTAWGGAGLHKLAQPLIPAAGIGVFLGLSATTITLLKHEGVQALWANPVRFTLLSLAVAWTLRLAWRVMGQRTQSTGRKLAAWLLFAAGLVPFCIAWLLLFVAW
- the phaC gene encoding class I poly(R)-hydroxyalkanoic acid synthase, with amino-acid sequence MTAHPSAAWPVPVGVAPDILAQIQADFSRDWQRLADDARAGRLEPPADKRFAGEAWRRSPHHLAMAHAYLLSARAMQRMVDAASVSEPLRDRLRFSIMQWLDAMAPSNFLAFNPDAQESIFASAGKALNEGMANLLNDLRKGRITQTDESQFEIGVNVAVTPGQVVFENPLFQLIQYSPSTPKVHERPLVIVPPNINKFYILDLQPANSFVRHAVDAGFTVFMMSWRNPVSADGDGVDRAQWDDYLLNAVLPALRVAREIAGVEQVNALGFCVGGTLLASALALAHARGERPVAALTLLTALLDFRDTGVLDVFVDETHALLRERQLGGGGLMSGRELATTFSFLRPNELVWNYVVDNYLKGRTPPAFDLLFWNADSTNLPGPFFAWYFRNTYLENNLKVPGRCVVADVPLDLTSLDMPAYIFGSREDHIVPWTSAYASTQLLRGTQRFVLGASGHIAGVINPPAKKRRSYWTTGATAGGSPAKLPGDPAAWLASAQEHPGSWWPDWTEWLAGQSGRLIPAPARAGSAAYAPIEPAPGRYVKVRAM
- a CDS encoding PhzF family phenazine biosynthesis protein; this encodes MRTYRYRLLNVFAESTFGGNPLCVFEDGSGLSDAEMQALALQFNLSETTFILPSTSATTRVRIFTPDFEMPFAGHPTLGTSQVVRALTGAGDSLTLEMRAGLVPVQARDNTWTLTAPGGATPEVRRPALPAAAIAAQLGLGEQDLLSEPLWVDTGAHQLIVPLKSADAVRRARPDGARLAEWETNKAGRRAAYVFAFEGSASDAAGDANGGQGIQRVLARYFFVSSTGGVVEDPGTGSACANLGGWCAATGRPLPARIRVAQGEQVRRPCFLGLEVTADRQVQVSGQVLELGSGTIALP
- a CDS encoding cupredoxin domain-containing protein — translated: MRYLARAGLPALALALMLAAGPTRADELPTFQLTFKADGTFEPVRLEVPAGRFKIELINESKEPVEFESIPLRKEKVLGPGVKSFVVITISRPGEYPFFDDFHQNVKGTLVVKPKD